One Blastocatellia bacterium genomic window, CTTTCGGGCCGGTGGGCACGGGTCCGGCAATGAGCGTTGGTCATTTTTCAAATGCGAAAATGGTATTGAAATCACTCTTCATGCTGACGACGGTCCAGCCGCGCGCCTGCGCCGCCTTCATCAGCTTATCGGTGTTCTCTTCGTAGGCGAATTCGCGCTCGCCATCGTCGTGCCGCAACACCAGATTCAGGAAGGGATGATTACAGCCGGCGGCCATCATCATCATGGCAAGATCGCCATTCGTATTCCCCGCCACGAAGATGGGCCGCCGGCCGATGTGCAACTGAATGTTTTCGGCTTTCCCCGCCTTTTCGTTGAAGATATCGATATTCGACTTGCGGGCCAGATAGCCGCCCTCCGGCCCCTCTTTGAACTCATACTCCGGCGTCGTGCCGATGACGCGGTCGCGCGGAATCTCGTAGACCGATTCCGATAGCTCGCGGACGAAATCGGCTCCATAGTTGGTCACGATGTAAATCTTGAAATCATGCGCCCGCAGCAGCGCGAGCAACTCAAGCATCGGCTGGTAGGCAACCTCGGTGAACGGCCTTTTGAACTTCGGGTGCTTCGCCGTCTTCAGGAAGTCGCGGACAACCGCGCCGAACTCCTCGACGGTCATGCTGCCGTTGGTTACCCGCAGCAGGTCGAGCATATTCCACATGTTCTTCAAGGACTCGGCGAGGTCTTTGTCGTCGTCATCGAGAATGAACCGGAAAGGCTCCTGGTATTTCCAATGCAACCGCAGCTCGGAATCCTGCCTGGCGATGGCTTTGACGCGCTGGCGCGCAAAGACCATCTGCGGTTGATTCTCATAGATGGGCCACTCGCTCGACAGGGTGCCGCCGTCGTCGAAGGTGGCAATGCGCTCTTCGGGCCTGACATAGCCGGGGCTTGCCTTATCGGTCACCTGATGGACAAAGCTGAGAACCCGCGTCTTGGCCTGGCCGTCTCGCCACGAAGGCAAGGGATCGTTATGCTCTTGAGCCTGCAACCGTGTGGGAACGGCCAGCGCGATAAGCATCATGGCTGCCGCCAGGCCGCGCGCGGCGATGGGCCATCGTTGAGCGTTCATCTCTCTTACCTCCGCTGCGCCGCCTCTGGTCGCAGGCCGCCCTGGCATACGGCCAGTTGCGCGATCACGGATATGTCCTTGCCGGCCAATTGCTGCGCCAGCAGCAACGCCCGGTCATAGTCGGCGCGTGCCAGCGATGTCAAAGAACCGGCCAGACCCGACCGTAATGACCCCTCGGGCTCGGCATCGAGCGCACAGGGAATGTCTTGCTCAGGATTGAACGCCTGGGCTTCGCCCGCAACAACCGCGTTTAAGGAATTCACGGCTTCCTGCATGGCCGCAAAAGCGCGGGGTGAATCGAAGGGCGCAAAGCCCGTCACGATGGCCAGCAGCAACCGGGCGCGCGCCGCCGGTCGCTCGATCTTTAGCGCCTCAAACTCGGCCAGCTCCAACAAGCTCTTCGCGCCGACGCTGTTGCGCAAAGCGGAAGCGGCTTGCGCTAACCTGACGAGCAGCTCGGTCTTGGCAACTTTGTCGGCTAACAGCGGGACGATCTGCATGGCTTCCTGATTACGAGCTTTTGACAACAGCCGCCGGGCGACGGCGACGAGCACGCGGTCACGCATCTCCCGGCTGGCAATGTTTGTGGCTGCCTGTTGAGCGGCTTGCAACTCGCCATTGGCTAACCACCCGAAGGCCGTTTTCGCGTAAAGCTCGTCACGGTCGCCCGGCTCTGCGCTCTTGCGCGCAGCCTGCTCAATAGCGTCAGGCTGAATCGGCGGCGTCGGACGAACATCGCCGGCGGGGCCGGAGGTCTGTTCAGCCCCCAACTCTGCGAGTCGGGGCCGTATCTGCGCAGCGCGTGCCGGCAGATAGCGCGGCAATAGTTCCAGAAGATACTTGCCGGTGCAGTAAAGCTGGAAGGACGAATCAGTGGCGTCCCGACGAAGCGATTCGACCTGACCAACTCCGTCGCCGCTCATCACCAGATCGCAGGCGAGATTGAGGAAGCGGACGACGGCGGCTCGCGGCGGGCGGTCTTTGTCTGCCGATCCGACCGCTGACATCAAATATAGACTGAGCGTGTGGGCATCATTGGGCGAGATACGTCGGCTGTGTTGCAGATAATCGACCGCGTCGGAGAAGAGCTGATCGGCAAGCGCCGGGTCGCGCTCGTCAAGGCGCATCAGCAGGCGATCAAAGTATGGCGAGACGCCGATTGCAAGACTCATCCTGGCGAGCGCCAAGGCGCGCTCTTTGTCCACTTCAGCCATCTGCATCGCCACACTCACCAGCAGCTCGCGGCTCTCGGCCTCAAGTCGGCCCTGAACGGCGGCCCACGGCGGCAAGCCTGCGGATGGCGTGCGGCGCGCCCCCTCATTGCTGACAGCGGCAGAGGGGAGGACAAATGAGCGGGCCAGCGTATCGGCCATCTCCGGGTCATAGATCACAAGATGGTCGAGGAACTCAACTCTGAGCTGTTGCCTGCGGGCCGCGTCAAACGCCGAAGCCGGCTGGAAATCAATCGGCGAGCGCATTAGCGGTTGAAAGGCACGCCGAAAAATGGCGCGGGCCTGTTCGCGGTCGTAAGGCAAGAGCAGCAGGCCCGCCCACGCTTGAGCGCGCGCGGCGACGACGGCATCTGATGAAAGCTGTGCCTGGTCAGCCATCTGGACGATCAATTTCATTACCTGATCTTCATGGCGGCTGGATGCGGCAGGCGGATTGGGCGAAGCATTGGGCGAGCTCGCACCCATAACCGCCATGAAGAAGATCAACGAAATCAACTGAACGCTGCGCCAGGCGCGGGCGATATGCCGACGGAAGGCCAAACCGGTCGTTTGTATTAAGGGACTGGTCATCGGTCACCTCCTCGTTCCTTCGCCCTATCAGTCGGTGCCTGCTCCCTCAACCCCGTTAGCCGCGCCGGTCGTCCTGGCCGCGCTCGGCAAGCCTGCCGGTCAGCGCCGGCGACCACCGCCGCCGCGAAAGCCGCCGCCGCCGCCGCGGAAGCCACCGCCGCCTCTGGAAAAGCCGCCGCCGCTGAAGCCGCGATAGCTCCCGACGTTACCGCCGCGGTTTTTGTTGTACTTTTTGAAATCGCTCGTGCGTTTGGAGCCTTCGAGACGGGCGGCGCGGTCGCCTTCAAGCTGCTTGTAGGTCGAGCGGTCCAGCTTCGTGTTGTCGCCGCGGTCCTTTAATGGGTTGACTTGTTCGGGCCTCTGGACCTGATCCCAACTGCCGTTCTCCCACTTGCTCCAGTTGCCGCTGTCGTCGCGGCGATAGACGTTGCCGTCGCGCCCGGCATAGACGTTATCCTCGCCTTTGCCGACAAAGCCGCTGCCGTCTTCGCCCTTGCGACGGATCATCGCGCCATTTTCGGTGCGCGTCGCGCGGGTCGTGTTCCCTGTGCGGTCGTTCGTGAAGCGTTTGGTTTGCGCCCACTGATCGCCCCGCTTCACGGCGGTCGAGCCCCAACTGCCGTAGACGCCCGACCCCTGGCGCGTCGAGGCAAAGCTGCCGGTGCGCGGATTCCAAACTTGCGCCGCGCCACGCGCCCCGTTCGGCCCCCAGGCCATCGCCCCGCGCGCATAGGTGCCGGTCGAAGGGTTGTAGCGCGCGCCGAACCCGATGCCGCCATATGGGCCATAGATTCTTCCGGCGCTGCCATAAAAACCTGTCACCGGGTTATACCAGGAGCCGTAGCCGTAGGTCCTCAGCGGCGGGTAATAGATGGGGTAACCGCCGCCGTAGCCATAGTACGGGTCGTAGTACCAGCCCGACCCCCACCACTCGCAGCCCCAGGCCGTCATCATTCCCCAGTAGCCCGCCATCGCAGCGTACTCTACCCACTCGTCGTCCTTGTCCTCGTCCTTGACGGTGACGTAGGTGACGTTATGCGACGGCGAGCTGATCGGGATTTCATAGATCTCGCCGGG contains:
- a CDS encoding HAD family hydrolase; amino-acid sequence: MNAQRWPIAARGLAAAMMLIALAVPTRLQAQEHNDPLPSWRDGQAKTRVLSFVHQVTDKASPGYVRPEERIATFDDGGTLSSEWPIYENQPQMVFARQRVKAIARQDSELRLHWKYQEPFRFILDDDDKDLAESLKNMWNMLDLLRVTNGSMTVEEFGAVVRDFLKTAKHPKFKRPFTEVAYQPMLELLALLRAHDFKIYIVTNYGADFVRELSESVYEIPRDRVIGTTPEYEFKEGPEGGYLARKSNIDIFNEKAGKAENIQLHIGRRPIFVAGNTNGDLAMMMMAAGCNHPFLNLVLRHDDGEREFAYEENTDKLMKAAQARGWTVVSMKSDFNTIFAFEK